In the genome of Triticum urartu cultivar G1812 chromosome 5, Tu2.1, whole genome shotgun sequence, one region contains:
- the LOC125508376 gene encoding probable glycosyltransferase 3, whose product MAAGGLGRPGRPGRGGNKQMQKTINNVKITLICGFITILVLRGTVGINLIAFSGDGGGDAAADAKVAEDIERILREIRSDSDPDDEDQLVVDASLSGNSTAMPVVEEKNYTLGPSITRWNAKRRQWLSQNPGFPSRDARGNPRILLVTGSSPGPCDNPAGDHYLLKSTKNKIDYCRLHGIEIVHNMVHLDRELSGYWSKLPLLRRLMLSHPEVEWVWWMDSDALFTDMGFEIPLSRYEGSNLVIHGYPELLNKQRSWVALNTGSFLLRNCQWSMELLDAWAPMGPKGRVREAAGKVLTASLTGRPAFEADDQSALIHLLLTEKERWMEKVYVENQYYLHGFWAGLVDKYEEMMEKHHPGLGDERWPFITHFVGCKPCGSYGDYPVEQCLTGMERAFNFADNQVLRLYGFRHRSLTNPKVKPVANRTASPLLNKEASLKMDAKIET is encoded by the coding sequence ATGGCGGCCGGCGGGCTGGGGCGGCCGGGGAGGCCGGGGCGCGGAGGGAACAAGCAGATGCAGAAGACCATCAACAACGTCAAGATCACGCTCATATGCGGCTTCATCACCATCCTCGTCCTCCGCGGCACCGTCGGCATCAACCTCATCGCCttctccggcgacggcggtgGCGACGCGGCAGCCGACGCCAAGGTCGCCGAGGACATCGAGCGCATTCTCCGCGAGATACGCTCCGACTCTGACCCCGACGACGAGGACCAGCTCGTCGTCGATGCGTCCTTGTCAGGCAACTCGACGGCCATGCCCGTCGTCGAGGAGAAGAACTACACCCTCGGCCCCAGCATCACGCGGTGGAACGCCAAGCGCCGGCAGTGGCTGTCCCAGAATCCGGGGTTCCCTTCCCGCGACGCGCGGGGCAACCCGAGGATCCTGCTGGTGACCGGGTCGTCGCCGGGGCCGTGCGACAACCCGGCCGGCGACCACTACCTGCTCAAGTCAACCAAGAACAAGATCGACTACTGCCGCCTCCACGGCATCGAGATCGTGCACAACATGGTGCACCTCGACCGCGAGCTCTCCGGCTACTGGTCCAAGCTGCCACTGCTGCGCCGCCTGATGCTGTCGCACCCGGAGGTGGAGTGGGTGTGGTGGATGGACAGCGACGCGCTCTTCACCGACATGGGCTTCGAGATCCCGCTCTCCCGCTACGAGGGGAGCAACCTCGTCATCCACGGCTACCCTGAGCTCCTCAACAAGCAGCGCTCCTGGGTGGCCCTCAACACCGGCAGCTTCCTGCTCCGGAACTGCCAGTGGTCCATGGAGCTGCTGGACGCGTGGGCGCCCATGGGGCCCAAGGGCCGCGTCCGCGAGGCGGCCGGGAAGGTGCTGACGGCGAGCCTGACGGGCCGGCCGGCGTTCGAGGCGGACGACCAGTCGGCGCTCATCCACCTGCTGCTCACGGAGAAGGAGCGGTGGATGGAGAAGGTGTACGTGGAGAACCAGTACTACCTCCACGGCTTCTGGGCGGGGCTGGTGGACAAGTACGAGGAGATGATGGAGAAGCACCACCCGGGGCTCGGCGACGAGCGCTGGCCCTTCATCACGCACTTCGTCGGGTGCAAGCCCTGCGGCAGCTACGGCGACTACCCGGTGGAGCAGTGCCTCACCGGCATGGAGCGCGCCTTCAACTTCGCCGACAACCAGGTGCTCAGGCTCTACGGCTTCCGGCACCGCTCGCTGACCAACCCCAAGGTGAAGCCCGTGGCGAACCGGACGGCGAGCCCGCTCCTGAACAAGGAGGCGTCTCTCAAGATGGACGCCAAGATCGAAACTTAA